Within Streptomyces antibioticus, the genomic segment AACCCCAGATCAAGCCGACCATCGAGCACCAGGCCGTGGCCCGCGCCCACCGGATGGGCCAGGTCAGACCGGTGCGCGTGTACCGCCTCCTGGCCACCGGCGGCGTGGACGAACGCCTGGTGAAGATGCTGGAGGCCAAGACCCGCCTCTTCGACGCCTACGCCCGCCGCAGCGCCGTGGCCGAGTCCACCCCGGACGCGGTCGACATCTCGGACACCGAACTGGCCCGCAGGATCGTGGAGGAGGAGCAGGAACGGCTGGGGATGACGGGTGAACAGGGGGCGGCCGCGCCCGTCGTCTGAACCCCCGGAGCGTTCCCGCTCAGCTCAGCCAGCCCGGTTTGATCATGCCGCTTTCGTAGGCGATGATCACGAGTTGGGTGCGGTCGCGGACGGCGAGTTTGGTCATGATGCGGCTGACGTGGGTTTTCGCGGTGTAGGGGCTGAGGACCAGGCGTTCGGCGATCTCGTCGTTGGTGAGGCCGGCGCCGACCAGGCGGATGACCTCGAACTCGCGCTCGGTGAGGACGTTGAGGCGGGGGCTGACGTCCGGCTGGACGACGCGGCCGGCGAACTCGGCGATCAGGCGCCGGGTGACCGCGGGGGCGATCAGGGCGTCGCCGCGGGCGCAGACCCGGATGCCGTGCAGGAGTTCCATCGGCTCGGTGTCCTTGACCAGGAAGCCGGCGGCGCCGGCGCGCAGGGCGCCGTACACGTAGTCGTCGACGTCGAACGTGGTGAGGATGACCACCCGGACGTCGGAGAGGCGTTCGTCGGAGACGATGCGGCGGGTCGCCGCGAGGCCGTCCTCCTCGGGCATGCGGATGTCCATCAGGACGACGTCGGGGCGCAGTTCACGGGTCAGTTCGACGGCCTCGGTGCCGGTGGACGCCTCGCCGACCACCTCGATGTCGTCCTCGTCGTCGATGATGGAGCGGAACCCGGCGCGGACGAGTCGCTGGTCGTCGGCGAGCAGCACTCTGATGCGTGGCGTCGTCGTCATGAGGCCACCCTAGACAGGGAGTTGTGGGGTTTCGGTGAGGGGCAGGGCCGCGTCCACGCGGAAGCCTCCGCCCGTGTTCCGCGCCGTCAGCCGGCCGCCCAGCGCGCGGGCGCGTTCGGTCATGCCGGTGATGCCGCTGCCGCGCGCCGTGGTGTCGGGGGAGCCCTGGCCGTCGTCCTCGATACGGACGCGCAGCTCGGACGGGGTGTAGGTGACGTCGATGGTGGCGTGCGCGGCCTGGGCGTGCCGGGTGATGTTGGTGAGGGACTCCTGGACGATCCGGTAGGCGGCCAGGGAGATCGTGGGGGACAGGACGGGCTGCTCGCCCTCGACCGTGACCGTCACCTTCAGACCGGTGACGGCGGCCCGGTCGGCCAGTTCGCCGAGCCGGTCGAGACCCGCGGTCGGCGCGGTCGGCGCGGCCTCGTCCACCTGACGCAACACCCCCAGCGTGCCCCGCAGTTCGCGCAGTGCCTCCTTGCTGGTGTCACGGACGAACTCCAGGGCGGTGATGAGTTCGGCGGTCTGCCCCGGGCGGCGGGTGCTGCGGTGCAGGGCGGCGTTGGTCTGCACATGGATCAGCGAGATGTTGTGGCCCAGCACGTCGTGCAACTCCCGTGCCAGCCGCAGCCGTTCCTCGGTCGCGGACTGCTTGGCCCGTACGTCGCGCTCGCGTTCGGCGGCCAGCGCCCGCGCCTCGGCCTCGGCCAGATACGCCTGTCTGGTGCGCATCGCGTGGCTGAACGCGATCACGCTCAGGAACCAGCCGCTGAGCAGCGCGATCGACATGTTGTCCACGCTGCGCTGCTGGTCGACGACGCCCAGCTCACCGTAGGCGATCACCAGCATGATGAGCACCGCGAGGGCGACGACGGCGGTCAACTGGCCCGATCTGGCGACGCTGTAGAGGGCGACCATGAAGACCAGGGCGGGCGTCGGGCCGTTGATGCCGGCGTGTGTGTAGTAGACGAGTGTGACCAGCAGGGCGACCACGGCGGCGGCCAGCGGACGGCGGGCGCGGAAGCCGAGGCTCAGCCAGCCGACCGTCGCGGCGGCGCAGCTCGCGAGCGCGGCGAGCGCGCCGTCCGCGGTACGGCCCAGGACGATCCAGCCCAGTTCGAGTAACTGACAGGCACCGACCAGTGCCGCCGTCCGGTCGATCCGGAAGACGGGCTCGGCCGGTGCGGCGACGGGTGCGGAGGCCATGTCCATCAGGGTACGAGGGGGTGGGCGTCGGCCGGGGTGCCGTGGCCGTCGGCGGGGAGGGCGTGCGCGGCCAGGAAGTCCTGGACGACCCGCTGCACGTACTCCTCGGTGATCGGCCGTCCGGCCAGCAGCCGGCGGTACATCAGCGGGCCGGCGAGCTGGTCGACGGCGAGGTCGACGTCGAGGTCCGCCGGGAGTTCGCCGCGGGCGCGGGCGGCGTCGAGGATCGTGCGGAAGTCCTGCGAGCCGTGCCGGTAGAGGTCCTCCTTCAGACGGGCGAACACCGGGTCCACGCCCGCGCGTTCGATGACGGCGCGCAGTCCGCGGTCGCTCACCGGGTCGTGCAGGAGGCCGCGCAGACCGTCGAGCTGGTGGACGAGGTCGTCGCGCAGGACGCCGGTCAGCGGGGGGCGGGCGGTGGAGATGCGCTGCGCGATCACGTCCCGGACCAGGCCGGAGGCATCGGGCCAGTGACGGTAGAGGGTCGACCGGCCGACCCCGCTGCGGGCCGCGACGGCGACATGGGTCACCGCCGACCAGCCCTGCTCGACCAGCAGGTCCCGGGCGGCGGCGAGGGCGGCGGCCCGGCTGCGCTCGGCACGGGGGTCGGGGCCGCGGCCGGGGGCGTCGGGGGTGGGGACGAGAGGTGCGTGCGGGGCGGCCGGGGGTTCTGGGGGTTCTGGGGTGGTGGACATCCGGCTCCGGCTCCGTCAGGTCAGCGCCTTCCGGTGTCTCTCAGCGCTCAGCGCTGCGGTACCTGTCGGCACGTTCGTGCGCGCCTCAGTGCCGTTCCAGCCGTACGCCCGGCATCACCTTGGCCAGCGGTGCCGGCAGCCACCAGGCCCGTCGGCCCAGGAGCTGCATCACCGCCGGCACGATCAGGCAGCGGATCACCAGCGCGTCCACGAAGATCGCCACCGCCATGCCGAAGCCCATCTGCTGGAGCATCCGCTCCGGGCTCAGCATGAACGAGCCGAACACCACGACCATGATGGCGCCGGCCGCGATGATGACCGACCCGGTGTGCCCGAGGCCCTCCCGGACCGCCACCGCCGGGTCCTTGGCGCGGTGCCACTCCTCCTGGATCCGGGACACGAGGAAGATCTCGTAGTCCATGGACAGACCGAAGACGATGGCGAAGATGACCACCGGCAGATACGCCTCGATCGGCCCAGGCTCGACGCCGAACATCCCGTGCTGGAACACCAGCGAGATCGCGCCCAGCGCGGCCCCGATGCTCAGCAGGTTCAGCAGCGCCGCCTTCAGCGGGATCAGGACCGAGCGGAACACCACCATCAGCAGCAGCAGCGACAGCCCGACCACGATCGCCATGAAGACCGGCATCCGGGCGGCGACCTTGTCGGAGTAGTCCTCGCTGGCGGCCGTGGCGCCGCCCACCAGATAGCGGGCGCCGGTCTCCTCGGCCACCCTCGGCAGCACGTCGTCGCGGAGCGTGCCGACCAGCTCGGAGGTGCCCTCGTCCTGCGGCGAGGTGGTGGGGAACGCCATCACCGTGGCCACGTTCGGATCGTCGGTGGGGATCGGGCCGGTCGCGGCCGCCACCCCGTCGGTGTCGTTCAGCGCCGCCGCGACCGCGGTGGCCGGTGCCTCGGCCCCGTCCTTGCCCTCCACGACCACGTACAGCGGGCCGTTGAAGCCTGGACCGAACCCCTTCGACAGCAGGTCGTACGCCTCACGGCTGGTCGAGCCCGCCTTGTCGTTGCCCGCGTCGGTGAACCCGAGCCGCAGGCTGAGCGCCGGGAAGGCCAGCGCGCCGAGCGCCACGACGGCCACCAGCAGCACCGCCAGCGGCCGGCGCTGCACCCCGGAGGCGAACCGGCGCCAGGCCGCGCCCTCCTCGGGACGGCTCGACGCGGCCCGCTTGGCGGCCCGGGCCCGGAACTGGCGGGCGAACCGGTCGCCGAAGACGCCCAGCAGCGCGGGCAGCAGGGTGAGCGAGGCGAGCAGCGTGACCAGGACGGTCAGCGCCACCGACAGGGCCATGCCCTGGAGCGAGCCGAGCCCGAGGGCGACCAGGCCGAGCAGGGCGAGGATGACCGTCGAACCGGCGAAGAACGCGGTCCGTCCGGCCGAGTCCAGCGCCTTGACGTTCGCCTCCTCCGGCGTGGCCCCGCGCACCAGCTCACTGCGGAACCGGGCGAAGATCAGCAGCGCGTAGTCGATCCCGACCCCCAGCCCGACCAGCATCATCACGTACGGCGTGTAGTCCGCGATGGTGACGAAGTGCGAGGCGACCACGATCACCGCGAGCGTCGAGCCGACCGCGAACAGCGCGGTGACGATGGGCAGTCCGGCGGCGATCAGGGTGCCGAACATGAACACCAGGATGACCAGCGCGAAGACCAGGCCGAGCATCTCGCCCCAGCCGCCCTCGCCGGTGGCCAGCTTGCGGGCCGCGCCGCCGCCCAACTCGGCCGTCAGACCCTGGCCCTCCACCTCCTTCACCGTGTCCAGGATCCGCTCGGTGTCCTCGCGGGGCATGTTCGGCGCGGTCACGTCGAGCACGGCGGTGGCGTAACCGATCGTGCCGTCCCGGGAGATCGCGGACTCGTCCTCGTACAGGCTGCGCACCTGGGTGACCTTGGGCAGCTTCGCGACCTCGGCCAGCATGGCGTCGACCCGCCCGCGGACGTCGGCGCCGCGCAGTCCGTCCTCGTCGTGCAGGACGATCTGGAGGCTGTCGCCCGTGGTGGTTTTGCTGCTGTGGTTGAGCAGGTCGGCGGCGGCCTGGGACTCGGTGCCGGGCAGCGAGTAGTTCTCGCGGTAGTCGTCGCCGCCCGACGCGGCCGCCCAGACGCCGACCAGCACGATGATCCACAGCGTCAGGGCCAGCCGGCGGCGCCGGTGCGAGAAGCGCGCCACCCGGGCGAACACCCCGGCGACGACGGGCGGTTGGGCACCGGACTCCGGGGCGCGGGAATCCTTCTCTGTCAGGGACATAGGGCTCACTTCCGTACGATCCGGTGCGCCTGGGCGCGCGGGGGACACAGGGGTGGACAAGGAGATGGACGAGGAGATGGACAAGGGGATGGATCGGTGCGGGTGTTGCGGTCAGAGGGCCGAGGGGCGGAAGCCGCCCCGGCGCACCAGCCGCCACAGCCACAGATGGGCCGCGAGCAGCAGCGGCAGTGCCGCCAGGGACAGCGGGACGATCAGCCGGAGCGCGGTGTCGCCGGCCGCGTGCTCGGTCAGTGGCAGCCGGGCCCCGGCCAGCACCGCGAGCGTGGCGCTCACCAGGGAGGTCAGCAGCAGCGAGTGCCGGCCGCCGCGCCCGCCCCGCCCGGTCAGCCGCTGGGCGCGCGCGAGCGGCGTCCCGGTCAGCCGCAGGGTCGCGAAGCCCAGCCCGTGGGCGAGGAAGAGCAGCAGCACGAACAGCGTGGTCAGCGCGCCGAGTCCGAGGGCGGTCGGCTCGGTCGCGGAGTCGTTCAGCAGCGAGGCGATCAGCCAGCCCCAGCCGCCCGCGGCGAGCCAACTGCCGCCGCAGACCAGCCAGTCGGCGGCCGGACCCATGCCGGCCGCCCGCCACCACAGGCCGGCGTCGCGGATCATCCAGCCCGCGATCAGCGGCACGAACACCACCAGCAGCCCGCTGAACACCTCACCCTCCAGCGTGGGGAAGGCGCCGATGAACAGCCCGGCCGCGGCCACCAGCCACACCTCGTGGACCAGGAACAGGGGCCAGATCGCGGACACCGTGCGGTGCCGTTCCTCCTCGGTGCGGCCCAGACAGGGCAGCAGCATGCCCAGCCCGAGATCGGCGCCGCCCAGGACGACGTATCCGACGAAGAAGAAGCCGAGCAGAGCCACGGCAAGGGTTTCCATGGACGACGTTCCCTCTCAGTACGCGACGGTCAGTGCGCGACGGCTCAGTACGCGACGGCCGCGGTGGGTTCGGTGGGTTCGGCGTGCTCCGGCTCCGGCACCTGCGGGCCCTGCCGTACGGCCCGCAGCAGCACCCACCAGTTGCCGACGATCAGCACCGCGAACAGCGGTACGAAGACGGCCAGGGACAGCCACATCCGGCCCGCCGTCACGTGCGACACGGCGTCCTCCGTGCGCAGCAGCCCGTAGACCACCCAGGGCTGCCGCCCGGCCTCCCGGAACACCCAGCCGGCGGTCATCGCCACGAACGGCAGCGGCACCAGCGTCATCAGCACCAGGTGCCAGCGGCGGGACCCCACGGCCCAGCGCCGCACCGACACCAGGACCAGCGAGACCAGCACGGCCAGGGTGAGGACCCCGAACACGATCAGCATCAGCAGCCCCGCGCCCCTGGTCAGCGCCTCCGGCGGCACATAGTTCCCCGGGCCGAACTCCCGCACCATCTCGGCCTGGAGCCGGGCCACTTCGGCCTTGTCCTCGTCGAAGACGGCGGCCTTGAGCGGATGCCACTCCTCGATCTCGCCGAACTGCATCCCGCCGAACGCCACCGTCAGCAGCAGCGCGGGCAGCGCCGTGAACACGCCGACCCGCAGCGAGCGGCGTAGCAGCCCGTCCTCGTCCGCGGTCCTCCTGCGCAGGTGGTAGGCGCTGACGCCGGCCATGAACACCGCGGCGGTCAGCAGCGCGCCGCCCAGGATGTGCCCGAGGGCCAGCAGGGCGTTGGGGTTGGTGAGCAGCGCCGAGGTGTCCGACAGCACGAGCCGGCCGTCCGGCCCCTGCGCGTGCCCCACCGGGCGGTTGAGGAAGCCGTTGGTGACGAGCACCCAGTACGCCGACAGATACGCGGTCAGGGTCACCACCCACAGCACGCCCAGGTGGACCCACTTGTCGAACCGGCCCCAGCCCAGCATCCACAGCGCCAGGAAGGTCGACTCGACGAAGAAGGCCAGGACGGTCTCCAGGGCCAGCGAGGACCCGAAGACGTCCCCGGCGTACCTGCCGAGTCCGCTCCAGGCCAGGCCGAACTGGAACTCCATCACGAGGCCCGTGACGATGCCCACGGCGTAGTTGATGACGTACAGCCGTCCCCAGAAGCGCACCATGCGCAGATGGACGGGCTGTCCGCCGCGCAGCGTGGCACGGGTCTGGAGCACGGCGAGCACGGTCGCGAGGCCGAGGGTCAGGGATACGAAGAGGAAGTGGCCGCCCGCGGTGAGGGCGAACTGCCAGCGGGCCAGTTCGACGGTCTGTGATTCCACGCCCCTACCGTCGGCCCCGGAGGGTGCCCCGCGCGTCGGCCCGGGGAGGACACCTGGGGTACTCCCGCAGTGGCGGTACGGCGGCCGGTTACACCCGGGGTGGCGGGTCGGCCCCAGGGCCCCGCACCCGCACCCGCACCCTCACCCCCCGACCGTGAACTCCCAGCACTCCCCGATCCCCGCCCGGCGCAGCCCCGCCCGGGCGGGACCCGTGTCGGCGGTCCGTGGCAGGAGGAGTCCCGCCAGATCGCCGCTGTGCGCCACCTGGAGGCCGAGGGCGTTGCACTCGCGGGCCACGGCGAGCAGCGCGTCGAGGCCGGGGACGGGCAGGCGGTGCTGGTTGATGAGGGTGCTCTGTGTGGCGACCGCCCCCAGCAGCGCCGCGTCCCCGGTGCGCAGTGCCTCGCGCAGGAGGGCCCGCAGTTCCTCGAAGCGGGCGCGCTCGGCGCGGTCGTAGCGGGGCGGCGGCAGGGCGAGGGTGTCCACGCCGGTGCTGCCGGGCCGGGTGCCGAAGCCCAGCACCCGCAGCGGCGGCAGCGGACGGCCGAAGTCCTCCACCACGGTGCCCTCGCGCTGGGCGAACAGCACCGTCGTCCCCTCGAACATCAACGCGTCCGAGGCGGTCTCGGCCCGCACCGCGAGCCGCGCCGCCTCCACCGCCGTCGGCGGCGCGCCGAGGGCGTCCCCGACGGCCCGTACGGCGGCCAGCACATCGCTGGTGGAGGACCCGAAGCCCCGGCCGAGCGGCACGTCCCCCGTCACCTCCAGGCGACCGCCCAACCCCGTGCCGTCCAGCGCCAGTTCGGCCGCCCGCCGGGCCTTGCGCCGCCAGGCCGGACGGACCGTCACCCCGCCTCCGCCGCCGTGCGGGGCCGGGGTGAAGACGGCCCGCGTCGTGAACAGCGGACAGGGCAGCGTGACCAGCGCCCGCACCGGCACACCCCCGGGCCCCTCGAACACGCCCTGCAACAGCTCGCCGTGGTGCACCGGGGCCGTACCGCGGCCGCGCACGACCGGGGGCCGTTCGCCGGTGCGCCCGTCCACTGCCGGGACCGTCGCCCGCCCGACCGCCATACAGCCCCCGTCCCCCTGTGCTCACCACGCGCCTGACCCGCTTACGACGCGCCTGACCTGCTTACGACGCGCCTGACCCGCTTACGATGCGCCGGTCGACGCCACTGCCCCGGTCGGTCTCGTACACCGGTTCGGATGGTGTCGGTGCCCCCTGCGACACTGGCCCGGCCGCGTCACCGTCGGCACCGCCCGCCGACCCGTCCGAACCAGGAGCACGGTATACGTGTCCATACCCCCGCCCCCCGGGCCCCAGCAGCCCCAGGACCCGTACGCGGCGCCCACGCCCCCGCAGGGCGCGTACCCGCAGGCCCCGTACGGGCCGCAGCCGTACGGTCCGCAGGGCCCGGGCCCCTACCCGCCGCCCCCGTACGGCGGTCCGCCCTACGCGACCTGGGGTCAGGGATACAGCCCCTTCACCCGGCCCTCGCCGGTCAACGGGGTGGCGATCGCGGCGCTGGTGCTGGGCGTCCTGTGCTTCCTGCCGGCCGTGGGACTGATCCTCGGGATCGTCGCGCTGGTGCAGATCAGGCGGCGCGGCGAACGCGGCAAGGGCATGGCGGTCACGGGCGCGGTCCTGTCCTCCGTGGGCCTCGCGCTGTGGGTGCTGCTGCTGGCCACGAACGCGGGGACCGACTTCTGGGAGGGTGTCAAGGAGGGTGCGGCCGAGTCCAGCTTCTCGCTGGACCGGGGCGACTGCTTCGACGTCCCGGGACCGGGCTTCGACGAGGACGTCTACGACGTAGACGAGGTGCCCTGCGCCGGTGAGCACGAGGGCGAGGTCTTCGCCGTCGTCCCGGTGACCGGCCGCGACTTCCCCGGCGACGACCGCGTCACGGCCCTCGCCGAGGACAAGTGCTGGACGCTCCGCAGCGCCTACGCGATGGACACCTGGGCGCTGGGCGAGGACGTCGACGTGTACTACCTGGTGCCCACCGCCGACAGCTGGGACTGGGGCGACCACGAGGTCACCTGCGTGTTCGCCAGTGTCGACGAGTCGGGCACCCTGACCGGCTCGCTGCGCTCCGACGCGTCCACCCTGAACGCCGATCAGGTCGCCTTCCTGAACGCGATGAACGCCGTCGACGCCGTCCTCGACCAGGAGCCGCAGGACTACCCGGAGGACGACCTCGCGGTCAACAAGGACTGGGCCGCCGACGTCCGGGACGCGTTCGGCGAGCAGGCCGCCGCACTGCGCGCCCACTCCTGGCCCGGCACCAGCGCCACGTCCGTCGAGGCACTGGCCGCCGAGATGGAGGACATCGGCGAGGACTGGGGGAAGGCGGCGACCGCCCGTGACGTCGACAGGTTCTACACGTACTACGACCGCGGCTACGAGTCCGTCGACGGCAAGACCACCGTCACCGCCCGCAAGGCTCTGGGCCTGGCCACCACCCCGCCGGTCTACGACGAGGAGAGCGGCGGCGACGGGGGCGGGGGCTCCGGCCGCCTCGATGTGTGATCCGGAGGAATGATCGCCTCCGGGAGCGGGGAGAAAGTGCCTGCGCAAAGCCTCCCGGGGCCGGTTGTCATCACATCGAGTGATTCTCTGGCCTTTGCTTGCACGGTTGAACCCACGGTTGCCAGGCTGTAGCTGTCTGTACAACCTGATGGGAGTGGCTTGTGACATTCGGTGAGCAGCCGGCCTACCTGCGTGTCGCGGGTGATCTCCGCAAGAAGATCGTCGACGGCTCGCTGCCCCCGCACACCCGTCTCCCCTCCCAGGCCAGAATCCGCGAGGAGTACGGCGTCTCGGACACCGTGGCGCTGGAGGCGCGCAAGGTGCTGATGGCGGAGGGGCTGGTGGAGGGCCGCTCCGGATCCGGCACCTATGTGCGCGAGCGGCCGGTGCCGCGCCGGATCTCCCGCTCCGGGTACCGGCCGGCCAGCGGCGCCACCCCGTTCCGTCAGGAGCAGGCCGAGGCGCAGGCGCGCGGGACCTGGGAGTCCAAGAGCGAGCAGACCGAGGCGAGCGTGGCCGTCGCCGAGCGGCTCGGCATCCAGCCGGGCGACCGCGTGATGTGCACCAAGTACGTCTTCCGGGAGGCAGGGGAGGCGATGATGCTCTCCACCTCCTGGGAGCCCCTCGCCGTCACCGGCCGCACCCCCGTGATGCTGCCCGAGGAGGGACCGGTCGGCGGCATGGGCGTGGTCGAGCGCATGCGCGCCATCGACGTCATCGTGGACAACGTCACCGAGGAGGTCGGCGCCCGCCCCGGCCTCGCCGAGGAGCTGCTCGCCCTCGGCGGTGTCCCCGGGCATGTGGTGCTGGTCGTCCAGCGCACCTACTTCGCCTCGGGCCGCCCGGTCGAGACGGCCGACGTGGTCGTCCCGGCCGACCGCTACCGGGTCGCGTACCACCTCCCGGTGCGGTGACCCGGCCCCGCGGTGGCGCCCGCCGGTGAGCGGCGCACACCCTCGGCGCGCCCCGGCCGGGGCCCGGTACGTCCCGGGACCCGGCGTGCGCCGTCGGAATCCGGTCGTTTCCGGCCGTTCCCGCAGGTCGTCCCGTTCGGGCCCGATACGCCGCCGACCGGATGCGTCG encodes:
- a CDS encoding response regulator transcription factor, with product MTTTPRIRVLLADDQRLVRAGFRSIIDDEDDIEVVGEASTGTEAVELTRELRPDVVLMDIRMPEEDGLAATRRIVSDERLSDVRVVILTTFDVDDYVYGALRAGAAGFLVKDTEPMELLHGIRVCARGDALIAPAVTRRLIAEFAGRVVQPDVSPRLNVLTEREFEVIRLVGAGLTNDEIAERLVLSPYTAKTHVSRIMTKLAVRDRTQLVIIAYESGMIKPGWLS
- a CDS encoding sensor histidine kinase, with the protein product MASAPVAAPAEPVFRIDRTAALVGACQLLELGWIVLGRTADGALAALASCAAATVGWLSLGFRARRPLAAAVVALLVTLVYYTHAGINGPTPALVFMVALYSVARSGQLTAVVALAVLIMLVIAYGELGVVDQQRSVDNMSIALLSGWFLSVIAFSHAMRTRQAYLAEAEARALAAERERDVRAKQSATEERLRLARELHDVLGHNISLIHVQTNAALHRSTRRPGQTAELITALEFVRDTSKEALRELRGTLGVLRQVDEAAPTAPTAGLDRLGELADRAAVTGLKVTVTVEGEQPVLSPTISLAAYRIVQESLTNITRHAQAAHATIDVTYTPSELRVRIEDDGQGSPDTTARGSGITGMTERARALGGRLTARNTGGGFRVDAALPLTETPQLPV
- a CDS encoding TetR/AcrR family transcriptional regulator, with amino-acid sequence MSTTPEPPEPPAAPHAPLVPTPDAPGRGPDPRAERSRAAALAAARDLLVEQGWSAVTHVAVAARSGVGRSTLYRHWPDASGLVRDVIAQRISTARPPLTGVLRDDLVHQLDGLRGLLHDPVSDRGLRAVIERAGVDPVFARLKEDLYRHGSQDFRTILDAARARGELPADLDVDLAVDQLAGPLMYRRLLAGRPITEEYVQRVVQDFLAAHALPADGHGTPADAHPLVP
- a CDS encoding MMPL family transporter; its protein translation is MSLTEKDSRAPESGAQPPVVAGVFARVARFSHRRRRLALTLWIIVLVGVWAAASGGDDYRENYSLPGTESQAAADLLNHSSKTTTGDSLQIVLHDEDGLRGADVRGRVDAMLAEVAKLPKVTQVRSLYEDESAISRDGTIGYATAVLDVTAPNMPREDTERILDTVKEVEGQGLTAELGGGAARKLATGEGGWGEMLGLVFALVILVFMFGTLIAAGLPIVTALFAVGSTLAVIVVASHFVTIADYTPYVMMLVGLGVGIDYALLIFARFRSELVRGATPEEANVKALDSAGRTAFFAGSTVILALLGLVALGLGSLQGMALSVALTVLVTLLASLTLLPALLGVFGDRFARQFRARAAKRAASSRPEEGAAWRRFASGVQRRPLAVLLVAVVALGALAFPALSLRLGFTDAGNDKAGSTSREAYDLLSKGFGPGFNGPLYVVVEGKDGAEAPATAVAAALNDTDGVAAATGPIPTDDPNVATVMAFPTTSPQDEGTSELVGTLRDDVLPRVAEETGARYLVGGATAASEDYSDKVAARMPVFMAIVVGLSLLLLMVVFRSVLIPLKAALLNLLSIGAALGAISLVFQHGMFGVEPGPIEAYLPVVIFAIVFGLSMDYEIFLVSRIQEEWHRAKDPAVAVREGLGHTGSVIIAAGAIMVVVFGSFMLSPERMLQQMGFGMAVAIFVDALVIRCLIVPAVMQLLGRRAWWLPAPLAKVMPGVRLERH
- a CDS encoding cytochrome d ubiquinol oxidase subunit II, with amino-acid sequence METLAVALLGFFFVGYVVLGGADLGLGMLLPCLGRTEEERHRTVSAIWPLFLVHEVWLVAAAGLFIGAFPTLEGEVFSGLLVVFVPLIAGWMIRDAGLWWRAAGMGPAADWLVCGGSWLAAGGWGWLIASLLNDSATEPTALGLGALTTLFVLLLFLAHGLGFATLRLTGTPLARAQRLTGRGGRGGRHSLLLTSLVSATLAVLAGARLPLTEHAAGDTALRLIVPLSLAALPLLLAAHLWLWRLVRRGGFRPSAL
- a CDS encoding cytochrome ubiquinol oxidase subunit I, with amino-acid sequence MESQTVELARWQFALTAGGHFLFVSLTLGLATVLAVLQTRATLRGGQPVHLRMVRFWGRLYVINYAVGIVTGLVMEFQFGLAWSGLGRYAGDVFGSSLALETVLAFFVESTFLALWMLGWGRFDKWVHLGVLWVVTLTAYLSAYWVLVTNGFLNRPVGHAQGPDGRLVLSDTSALLTNPNALLALGHILGGALLTAAVFMAGVSAYHLRRRTADEDGLLRRSLRVGVFTALPALLLTVAFGGMQFGEIEEWHPLKAAVFDEDKAEVARLQAEMVREFGPGNYVPPEALTRGAGLLMLIVFGVLTLAVLVSLVLVSVRRWAVGSRRWHLVLMTLVPLPFVAMTAGWVFREAGRQPWVVYGLLRTEDAVSHVTAGRMWLSLAVFVPLFAVLIVGNWWVLLRAVRQGPQVPEPEHAEPTEPTAAVAY
- a CDS encoding GHMP family kinase ATP-binding protein, translated to MDGRTGERPPVVRGRGTAPVHHGELLQGVFEGPGGVPVRALVTLPCPLFTTRAVFTPAPHGGGGGVTVRPAWRRKARRAAELALDGTGLGGRLEVTGDVPLGRGFGSSTSDVLAAVRAVGDALGAPPTAVEAARLAVRAETASDALMFEGTTVLFAQREGTVVEDFGRPLPPLRVLGFGTRPGSTGVDTLALPPPRYDRAERARFEELRALLREALRTGDAALLGAVATQSTLINQHRLPVPGLDALLAVARECNALGLQVAHSGDLAGLLLPRTADTGPARAGLRRAGIGECWEFTVGG
- a CDS encoding DUF4190 domain-containing protein; protein product: MSIPPPPGPQQPQDPYAAPTPPQGAYPQAPYGPQPYGPQGPGPYPPPPYGGPPYATWGQGYSPFTRPSPVNGVAIAALVLGVLCFLPAVGLILGIVALVQIRRRGERGKGMAVTGAVLSSVGLALWVLLLATNAGTDFWEGVKEGAAESSFSLDRGDCFDVPGPGFDEDVYDVDEVPCAGEHEGEVFAVVPVTGRDFPGDDRVTALAEDKCWTLRSAYAMDTWALGEDVDVYYLVPTADSWDWGDHEVTCVFASVDESGTLTGSLRSDASTLNADQVAFLNAMNAVDAVLDQEPQDYPEDDLAVNKDWAADVRDAFGEQAAALRAHSWPGTSATSVEALAAEMEDIGEDWGKAATARDVDRFYTYYDRGYESVDGKTTVTARKALGLATTPPVYDEESGGDGGGGSGRLDV
- a CDS encoding GntR family transcriptional regulator, with the translated sequence MTFGEQPAYLRVAGDLRKKIVDGSLPPHTRLPSQARIREEYGVSDTVALEARKVLMAEGLVEGRSGSGTYVRERPVPRRISRSGYRPASGATPFRQEQAEAQARGTWESKSEQTEASVAVAERLGIQPGDRVMCTKYVFREAGEAMMLSTSWEPLAVTGRTPVMLPEEGPVGGMGVVERMRAIDVIVDNVTEEVGARPGLAEELLALGGVPGHVVLVVQRTYFASGRPVETADVVVPADRYRVAYHLPVR